The proteins below are encoded in one region of Dehalococcoidia bacterium:
- a CDS encoding DUF4012 domain-containing protein, with translation MIWRRLLLAAGALMVVAAALGLVEYLRVQGLAQSVRGRLSRMQEAVNSPSLMLPSDGLSSLRQDMDAAAKDLTALRDAADRYGPLLPGWLAGAEEVKAAPPILDMGLDVVRAGQYTMAGLEPLAQTLTRRRLSRISLSTFDADMASALEAGAPQFALAREALRRAQAARENIDASRLPPGLAEAANALDSASPRLEASLKLATAGPALSRTLLGLDRPRSFLILAQNTQELRPTGGFLSGVWLVTVDKAKVTRLDFFNSSDVDDRLVQAPVPPRSLTITLWGGIWTFRDSNWSADFPTAATQARELYRRGQGETVDGVIAVDEVAVRNLVEALGSVTLQYTGERVDPSNIQQKLEYGMSSRFWSPPESPTLPAKKVLMKGLFESILLRMDQGLSFPEGGKVVRSILQNMEEKRLLMDMDDQALKGLLHAYQWDGAVVQRDGDYLLVTDTNVGFNKVNGAITQGLDYQVRIDDDGKATARLTITYTNTSRKALTTCQQQATFVSDYKEWQEGCYWDFLRTYVPEGSKLLGTSFVPIPEGSMVARFGPEMANTWNVVGAVLWGKQEFSHFFTIPPGQTRQIRFEYALPPTVVQRASNQWTYTLLVQKQPGTKDIPLTLTIVAPTAMVATVRAPHASPVTAGSVWLVARLSTNREFHVTIARR, from the coding sequence ATGATTTGGCGCAGACTTCTCCTGGCCGCCGGGGCGCTGATGGTCGTGGCCGCCGCGCTCGGCTTGGTCGAGTACCTCCGTGTCCAGGGCCTGGCCCAGAGCGTGCGGGGGCGGCTGTCCCGCATGCAGGAAGCCGTGAACAGTCCATCCCTCATGCTCCCATCGGATGGCCTGTCATCCCTGCGCCAGGATATGGACGCGGCGGCAAAGGACCTGACGGCCCTCAGAGACGCCGCCGACCGCTACGGCCCCTTGCTCCCCGGCTGGCTTGCGGGCGCGGAGGAGGTCAAGGCGGCGCCTCCCATCCTGGACATGGGCCTGGACGTGGTGCGCGCCGGCCAGTACACAATGGCTGGACTGGAGCCTCTAGCCCAGACGCTGACGCGACGACGCCTGAGCCGCATCTCGCTCAGCACCTTCGACGCCGACATGGCGTCGGCCCTGGAGGCCGGCGCCCCCCAGTTCGCGCTGGCCCGGGAGGCCCTGCGGCGGGCCCAGGCCGCCCGCGAGAACATTGATGCATCCAGGCTGCCGCCCGGTCTCGCGGAGGCGGCCAACGCCCTGGACTCAGCCAGCCCCCGCCTGGAGGCAAGCCTGAAGCTGGCCACGGCGGGGCCGGCGCTCAGCCGGACGCTCCTGGGCCTGGACAGGCCGCGCTCATTCCTCATCCTGGCCCAGAACACGCAGGAGCTACGTCCCACGGGCGGGTTCCTATCCGGCGTGTGGCTGGTGACCGTGGACAAGGCGAAGGTGACCCGCCTGGACTTCTTCAACAGCTCCGACGTGGACGACCGGCTCGTGCAGGCGCCCGTCCCTCCACGCTCTCTGACCATCACCCTGTGGGGAGGGATCTGGACGTTCCGCGACTCCAACTGGTCCGCGGACTTCCCCACGGCGGCAACCCAGGCCCGGGAGCTCTACCGCAGAGGCCAAGGGGAGACAGTGGACGGCGTCATCGCGGTGGACGAGGTGGCTGTACGCAACCTGGTGGAGGCCCTGGGCTCCGTCACGCTCCAGTACACCGGGGAGCGGGTGGACCCCTCCAACATTCAGCAGAAGCTGGAATACGGCATGAGCTCCCGCTTCTGGTCGCCGCCGGAGAGCCCGACGCTCCCTGCAAAGAAAGTCCTGATGAAGGGCCTCTTCGAGAGCATCCTGCTCCGCATGGACCAGGGCCTTTCCTTCCCGGAGGGTGGCAAAGTAGTCCGGAGCATTCTGCAGAACATGGAGGAAAAGCGCCTCCTCATGGACATGGATGACCAGGCGCTCAAGGGCCTGCTCCACGCCTACCAGTGGGATGGGGCCGTCGTTCAGCGCGACGGCGACTACCTGCTGGTAACCGACACGAATGTCGGGTTCAACAAGGTGAACGGGGCCATCACCCAGGGCCTGGACTACCAGGTGCGCATTGACGACGACGGCAAGGCGACGGCCCGGCTCACCATCACCTACACCAACACGAGCCGCAAGGCTTTGACCACCTGCCAGCAGCAGGCCACCTTCGTCTCGGACTACAAGGAGTGGCAAGAAGGCTGCTACTGGGACTTCCTGCGCACGTATGTACCAGAGGGCAGCAAGCTGCTGGGCACGAGCTTTGTGCCCATACCTGAAGGGAGCATGGTGGCGCGCTTCGGGCCGGAGATGGCGAACACATGGAACGTCGTGGGCGCCGTCCTGTGGGGCAAGCAGGAGTTTTCACACTTCTTCACCATACCACCCGGCCAGACCCGGCAAATCCGTTTTGAGTACGCGCTGCCCCCCACGGTTGTGCAGCGCGCGAGCAACCAGTGGACGTATACGCTTCTCGTACAGAAACAACCCGGCACGAAGGATATCCCGCTGACCTTGACAATTGTCGCCCCAACTGCTATGGTAGCGACTGTGCGGGCGCCACATGCCAGTCCGGTGACGGCTGGTTCCGTGTGGCTTGTGGCGCGCCTGAGCACCAATAGAGAGTTTCATGTCACCATAGCCCGGAGGTGA
- a CDS encoding HlyD family efflux transporter periplasmic adaptor subunit yields MTRWPRSTLLLTLLVTASLISAGCETHAQGSPVPEPFFTPTPAPQRATYTVATGNLTETLKLRGRLVSVREEPLVFTNDGTLKALKVAPGDQVEAGQVLAELGVPGLSNTIQDAQYTLEKAKSDLNKLQRSADEVDKLKITRGKMLEDASKADLEGNTSQTDQQRAELAVSATRDDVRRTQEDLTRAENPALHLRAAVDQVGRLKTGLTLMRDRIQGLADRLANGGVQDSLDALESALNLVTDLRRTVVQARRDPGVRLEDMDALDARITGNTLTTGIETGLKNTRTGLVVGQSGVLLLIPQAQAEYDQARKAYDTGLAGVARGTLLQAQIEPLQADMRTAQTKLADARAKAAQGFASAVQETGLAIVALDSLSDDIVRFTPRPDPSDLASKRSALANAQSLLQSAQERLSKLKVGPPSAQRIAEVNLQIVQLDAAIQLRQEQLNKVDVASAEREVKYRESVLQRLLDQQEASLLRAPFSGVILSMDRKVGDQVRGFDPVGVLADPSRVRVEATVLEVDRSKAAPGLQARVVLDPFPSVEHIGTVLSVSDKPTLWQGQRAYNLLIGFAPNETIPRTIRIGLDATLVTRVNPRALVIPARAITSDGARQYVDLLDGGRPRRVEVATGISSGLEVEVVNGLSAGQTIVLP; encoded by the coding sequence ATGACACGCTGGCCCCGTTCCACATTGCTCCTGACGCTCCTCGTCACCGCGTCCCTTATCAGCGCAGGCTGCGAGACCCATGCCCAGGGCAGTCCCGTGCCCGAGCCTTTCTTCACGCCTACTCCCGCGCCCCAGCGCGCTACCTACACCGTCGCCACGGGCAATCTGACGGAGACTCTGAAGCTCCGCGGGCGTCTGGTGTCCGTGCGCGAGGAACCCCTCGTGTTCACCAACGATGGCACGCTCAAAGCGCTCAAGGTTGCGCCGGGCGACCAGGTTGAGGCGGGCCAGGTCCTCGCTGAGCTGGGCGTGCCCGGCCTGTCCAACACCATCCAGGACGCCCAGTACACTCTGGAGAAGGCGAAAAGCGACCTGAACAAACTCCAGCGCTCCGCGGATGAAGTGGACAAGTTGAAAATCACGCGGGGGAAAATGCTGGAAGATGCATCCAAGGCGGACCTGGAAGGAAACACATCCCAGACAGACCAGCAGCGCGCTGAGCTGGCCGTGTCCGCGACGCGGGACGACGTCAGGAGGACACAGGAGGACCTGACGCGCGCGGAAAACCCCGCGCTTCACCTGCGAGCCGCCGTGGACCAGGTGGGCCGCCTCAAGACCGGCCTGACCCTCATGCGCGACCGTATTCAGGGCCTGGCTGACCGGCTGGCTAACGGCGGCGTCCAGGATTCGCTGGATGCGCTGGAAAGCGCCCTTAACCTGGTCACCGACCTCCGCCGCACCGTGGTGCAAGCCCGGCGCGACCCCGGTGTCCGCCTGGAGGACATGGATGCCTTGGACGCGCGCATCACGGGGAACACGCTGACCACTGGCATCGAGACGGGCCTCAAGAACACCCGGACAGGACTGGTCGTCGGCCAGAGCGGCGTCCTGCTCCTCATTCCCCAGGCCCAGGCTGAGTATGACCAGGCCAGGAAAGCCTATGACACAGGCCTCGCAGGGGTGGCGCGGGGGACGCTGTTGCAGGCCCAAATCGAGCCTCTTCAGGCCGACATGCGCACCGCCCAGACAAAGCTAGCGGATGCGCGGGCAAAGGCGGCGCAAGGCTTCGCCAGCGCCGTGCAGGAAACCGGGCTGGCAATCGTGGCGCTGGACTCCCTGAGTGACGACATCGTCCGCTTCACCCCACGCCCTGACCCCAGTGACCTGGCTTCCAAACGAAGCGCCCTGGCCAACGCGCAGTCACTTCTCCAGTCCGCCCAGGAGCGGCTCTCCAAGCTGAAGGTCGGCCCGCCCTCAGCGCAACGCATAGCTGAGGTCAACCTGCAAATCGTCCAATTGGACGCTGCGATTCAGCTGCGGCAGGAGCAGTTGAATAAGGTAGACGTGGCGAGCGCCGAGCGAGAGGTGAAATACCGGGAAAGCGTCCTCCAGCGCCTTTTGGACCAGCAGGAGGCATCCCTTCTGCGCGCTCCATTCTCAGGAGTCATCCTTTCCATGGACCGAAAGGTGGGCGACCAGGTGCGGGGCTTTGACCCCGTGGGCGTGCTCGCCGATCCTTCCCGCGTGCGGGTGGAGGCCACCGTGCTGGAGGTGGACCGCTCCAAAGCAGCCCCCGGCCTGCAAGCGCGCGTCGTGCTCGACCCCTTCCCCAGCGTCGAACACATCGGGACGGTGCTTTCCGTGTCGGATAAGCCCACCCTGTGGCAGGGACAACGGGCCTACAATTTGCTCATTGGCTTCGCGCCGAACGAGACGATACCCCGCACTATCCGCATCGGCCTTGACGCCACCCTGGTGACCCGCGTCAACCCCCGCGCCCTGGTCATCCCGGCCCGCGCCATCACATCCGACGGCGCGCGCCAGTACGTTGATCTCCTGGACGGCGGCAGACCTCGCCGCGTGGAGGTCGCCACCGGCATCAGCAGCGGCCTGGAAGTGGAAGTGGTGAACGGACTCTCTGCCGGCCAGACCATCGTCCTGCCTTAG
- a CDS encoding nucleoside-diphosphate sugar epimerase/dehydratase codes for MSAGVANNGIPQRDMLFIFRRYALPILTDAVLVGAAYIAALFLRFDSIPQEYLQTLRVFMLPIAAVYCLTNVAFGLYERLWRYASSTEATGILGAVGLAGLLLLVSDALFTIRPVPLSVVIMGSIFAAGFFAATRYRWRLVTGFLWRLRRIRQGAGGNRVLIIGAGEAGQLMAWRLKNWAAQMYEVVGFVDDDPQKLGMQVHGVKVLGNRSRIKDIVDSGNVNTIVIAMHRVSGADFREILSMCEETSAKIQIEPEILETVNGQDGQLRLRDITVEDLVGRKAVPVDAQACQRLVTGKTVLVTGAAGSIGSELSRQVAHYNPRMLLLLDNNESGLYDLGLEIGLLPNKVPFRLLVRDILQENRLEDIFKEQQPDLIFHCAAYKHVPLMEEHADAAVLVNVEGTRILCDLAYKYQAERFVLISTDKAVEPESVMGATKRVGEMITVTMPRDGATRFAAVRFGNVLNSRGSVVPTFVKQIERGGPVTVTHPEMTRYFMGLLEAVSLIIQAACFTKGGDIFVLDMGETIRIVDLARRIIRLRGLRVGEDIQIRYTGPRPGEKMSESLVASHRETMAPTAHPSIREVRANDYPSRTALLQEARALVETARTDGQRAVIERLMRLVGKPTADTASTVRIS; via the coding sequence ATGTCCGCTGGTGTAGCAAACAACGGCATTCCCCAGCGGGATATGCTCTTCATATTTCGCCGGTACGCGTTGCCCATTCTGACCGACGCGGTTCTCGTGGGGGCGGCGTACATCGCGGCCCTGTTCCTCCGATTTGACAGCATCCCTCAGGAATATCTCCAGACCCTCCGTGTCTTCATGCTCCCCATTGCCGCCGTTTACTGTCTGACCAACGTCGCCTTCGGCCTGTACGAGCGCCTGTGGCGCTACGCCAGCTCCACCGAGGCCACCGGCATCTTGGGCGCCGTGGGGCTGGCAGGCTTGCTGCTGCTCGTGAGCGACGCCCTGTTCACCATCCGTCCCGTACCGCTGAGCGTTGTCATCATGGGCAGCATCTTTGCCGCGGGCTTCTTCGCCGCCACCCGCTACCGCTGGCGTCTGGTCACCGGCTTCCTCTGGCGCCTCCGCCGCATACGCCAGGGCGCAGGGGGCAACCGGGTGCTGATCATCGGCGCGGGCGAAGCAGGACAACTCATGGCATGGCGCCTCAAGAACTGGGCAGCCCAGATGTATGAAGTAGTCGGATTCGTGGACGACGACCCCCAGAAGCTAGGCATGCAGGTGCATGGGGTGAAGGTCCTGGGAAACCGCAGCCGTATCAAAGACATCGTTGACAGCGGGAATGTGAATACCATTGTCATCGCCATGCACCGCGTGTCGGGAGCTGACTTCCGCGAGATCCTTTCCATGTGCGAGGAGACATCCGCCAAAATCCAGATTGAGCCAGAAATCCTGGAGACTGTCAACGGACAGGACGGTCAGCTTCGTCTGCGGGACATCACAGTGGAGGACCTCGTAGGCCGCAAAGCAGTGCCCGTGGACGCGCAGGCCTGCCAGCGGCTCGTCACAGGGAAGACCGTCCTTGTGACCGGAGCGGCCGGCTCCATTGGCTCGGAGCTTTCCCGCCAGGTGGCCCACTACAATCCGAGAATGCTTCTGCTTCTGGACAACAATGAAAGCGGACTTTACGACCTGGGTCTGGAGATAGGGCTTCTGCCCAACAAAGTACCTTTCCGGCTATTGGTCCGCGACATCTTGCAGGAAAACAGGTTGGAAGACATATTCAAAGAGCAACAGCCTGACCTTATCTTTCACTGCGCCGCCTACAAACACGTGCCCCTTATGGAGGAGCACGCGGACGCCGCCGTCCTAGTCAACGTGGAGGGCACGCGCATTCTATGCGACCTGGCCTACAAGTACCAGGCGGAGCGCTTTGTCCTGATATCCACGGACAAGGCAGTGGAGCCCGAAAGCGTCATGGGCGCCACCAAGCGGGTCGGAGAGATGATCACCGTAACCATGCCCCGCGATGGCGCCACCCGGTTCGCCGCCGTTCGCTTTGGCAACGTCCTGAACAGCCGAGGGAGCGTCGTCCCAACTTTCGTGAAGCAGATCGAGCGCGGCGGCCCCGTCACCGTGACCCACCCGGAGATGACCCGCTACTTCATGGGCCTCCTGGAGGCGGTCAGCCTCATCATCCAGGCCGCCTGCTTCACCAAAGGCGGCGACATCTTCGTCCTGGACATGGGTGAGACGATACGCATTGTTGACCTTGCGCGGCGCATTATCCGACTGCGGGGCCTGCGCGTCGGCGAAGACATTCAGATACGATACACCGGCCCCCGCCCAGGGGAGAAGATGTCAGAGAGTCTGGTAGCATCCCACAGGGAGACGATGGCGCCCACGGCCCATCCCAGCATTCGCGAAGTGCGGGCCAACGACTATCCGTCTCGGACGGCCCTGCTTCAAGAGGCGCGGGCCTTGGTGGAAACGGCGCGCACAGACGGACAGCGGGCCGTGATAGAACGCCTCATGCGCCTTGTGGGAAAGCCCACGGCGGACACGGCGTCAACGGTAAGAATTTCCTAG